One Pseudomonas sp. MH9.2 DNA segment encodes these proteins:
- a CDS encoding tRNA dihydrouridine synthase gives MQIALAPMEGLVDDILRDVLTQVGGIDWCVTEFIRVSERLMPAHYFYKYASELHQGAKTDAGVPLRLQLLGSDPVCLAENAAYACELGAPVLDLNFGCPAKTVNRSRGGAILLKEPELLHSIVNHVRRAVPAHIPVTAKMRLGYESPEGALDCARALADGGAEQIVVHARTKVDGYKPPAHWEWIARIQEVVKVPVVANGEIWTVDDWRRCREICGARDIMIGRGLVARPDLARQIAAAEAGEDVIEMTWTQLQPFLQDFWQQALNKMTPIQAPGRLKQWLALLTKSYPEATTLFNTLRRETDCERIGQLIGFVHSEAA, from the coding sequence ATGCAAATTGCCTTGGCGCCCATGGAGGGGTTGGTCGACGACATCCTGCGCGATGTGCTGACTCAGGTTGGCGGCATCGATTGGTGTGTGACCGAATTCATTCGTGTGTCCGAGCGCCTGATGCCGGCCCACTACTTCTACAAATACGCCTCGGAGTTGCACCAGGGGGCGAAGACCGATGCGGGTGTGCCCTTACGCCTGCAATTGCTGGGTTCCGATCCTGTGTGCCTGGCCGAAAACGCAGCCTATGCCTGTGAGCTGGGTGCCCCCGTGCTGGACCTGAACTTCGGTTGTCCGGCCAAGACCGTCAATCGTTCCCGTGGCGGCGCGATCCTGCTCAAAGAGCCGGAGTTGCTGCACAGCATCGTCAACCATGTACGGCGCGCTGTGCCTGCGCATATCCCGGTGACGGCGAAAATGCGTCTGGGTTATGAAAGCCCGGAGGGCGCTCTCGATTGCGCCCGGGCACTGGCCGATGGTGGTGCGGAGCAGATTGTGGTCCATGCTCGGACCAAGGTCGATGGCTACAAACCGCCAGCGCACTGGGAATGGATCGCGCGTATCCAGGAAGTGGTCAAGGTCCCGGTCGTTGCCAACGGCGAAATCTGGACCGTTGACGACTGGCGACGCTGCCGGGAAATATGTGGCGCCCGAGACATCATGATCGGTCGCGGGTTGGTCGCGCGCCCTGATCTGGCCCGGCAAATTGCGGCTGCCGAGGCGGGCGAAGACGTGATCGAGATGACCTGGACGCAACTGCAGCCCTTCCTGCAAGACTTCTGGCAACAGGCGTTGAACAAAATGACCCCGATTCAGGCCCCCGGCCGTTTGAAGCAATGGCTGGCGCTGCTGACCAAAAGCTATCCCGAGGCGACAACGCTGTTTAACACCCTGCGGCGTGAGACCGATTGCGAGCGGATCGGACAGTTGATTGGATTTGTTCACAGCGAGGCGGCTTGA
- a CDS encoding thioesterase family protein: MSWDLATPFVIDLSVVAEDIDGLGHANNAVYVTWLERCAWRHSQRLGLDLSEYRRIDRAMAVVRHEIDYLASAYEDDELQLATWIVDWDQRLKMTRRFQLKRPSDGLTLLRAQTTFVCIELSSGKPKRMPAEFIEGYGPALVNPQA; encoded by the coding sequence ATGAGCTGGGATCTGGCAACGCCATTCGTCATTGACCTGAGTGTGGTGGCTGAAGACATCGATGGGCTGGGTCATGCCAATAATGCGGTGTACGTGACTTGGCTGGAGCGTTGCGCATGGCGACATTCACAACGGCTTGGCCTGGATTTGAGCGAGTACCGTCGAATCGATCGGGCGATGGCGGTGGTCCGGCATGAAATCGACTACCTGGCCAGCGCCTACGAGGACGACGAGCTGCAATTGGCAACCTGGATCGTCGATTGGGATCAACGCCTGAAGATGACCCGCCGTTTTCAGCTCAAGCGGCCAAGTGACGGTCTGACGTTACTGCGCGCGCAAACCACCTTCGTCTGCATCGAACTGTCCAGCGGTAAACCCAAACGTATGCCTGCCGAGTTCATCGAAGGCTATGGTCCGGCGCTGGTCAACCCGCAAGCCTGA
- a CDS encoding alpha/beta fold hydrolase, with product MSRLGWIRGVNGTLGRLAPRLVAAKMHLAFTTPQHRLPSDWELPVLARAERVTLRFGLSALRWGAGPTVLLMHGWEGRPTQFASLIEALVTAGYTVVALDGPVHGQSPGHEAHVVLFARALLEASAELPPLKAVIGHSMGGASVLLATQMGLRSETLVSIAAPRRVLGVLRGFAHRVGLPPVARSSFIRQFEREVGMAASALDVSRYELNVPGLIVHAEDDLMVPVDEAQRIHDAWFDSRLLLLKQGGHQRVLADPKVIEGVLALLAGSAHPQRQSA from the coding sequence ATGAGCAGGTTAGGCTGGATTCGCGGAGTCAATGGCACCTTGGGTCGGCTGGCACCCAGGTTGGTGGCAGCAAAAATGCATCTGGCGTTCACTACCCCGCAGCATCGATTGCCGTCTGACTGGGAGTTGCCAGTCCTGGCCCGTGCCGAGCGCGTGACCTTGCGCTTCGGTCTTTCCGCCTTGCGTTGGGGGGCGGGTCCTACGGTGTTGCTCATGCATGGCTGGGAAGGGCGCCCAACCCAATTCGCCAGTTTGATAGAGGCCTTGGTCACTGCGGGTTATACCGTCGTGGCGCTTGACGGTCCAGTCCATGGACAGTCCCCCGGTCATGAAGCTCATGTGGTGTTGTTTGCCAGGGCGCTGCTGGAAGCTTCGGCAGAGCTTCCGCCACTCAAAGCCGTAATTGGCCATTCCATGGGCGGCGCCAGCGTGCTGCTGGCGACTCAGATGGGCCTGCGCAGCGAAACCCTGGTGAGCATTGCCGCGCCGCGCCGTGTATTGGGGGTGCTGCGTGGTTTTGCGCATCGGGTTGGATTGCCACCTGTTGCGCGCTCTTCGTTCATCAGGCAGTTCGAACGCGAGGTGGGCATGGCGGCGTCTGCGCTGGATGTCAGCCGCTATGAGCTGAATGTGCCAGGCTTGATCGTGCATGCGGAGGATGACCTCATGGTGCCGGTGGACGAAGCGCAACGGATCCACGATGCCTGGTTTGACAGCCGCTTGTTGCTCCTCAAGCAGGGCGGACATCAGCGGGTGCTGGCCGATCCGAAGGTGATCGAGGGCGTGTTGGCGTTGCTGGCCGGCAGCGCACACCCGCAGCGCCAATCTGCCTGA
- a CDS encoding TetR/AcrR family transcriptional regulator has protein sequence MNDKKAQTRERILQAASSALIQQGPVEPSVSNVMGAAGLTVGGFYAHFESKDALMLEAFSQLLGQRRALMAQIDEHLAGDERRALVAAFYLSRKHRDATEHACPLPSTVGELSRLPDGFRAVLAEHVELMVAQLADSPEDADKVLADMALMTGGLALARALGPCELSDRVLRAAKSAVL, from the coding sequence ATGAACGATAAAAAGGCGCAAACCCGCGAGCGTATTCTTCAGGCCGCCAGCTCTGCTCTGATCCAGCAGGGTCCGGTTGAGCCGAGTGTCAGCAACGTGATGGGTGCTGCCGGCCTTACGGTGGGTGGTTTTTACGCGCACTTTGAAAGTAAGGATGCCTTGATGCTCGAGGCCTTCAGTCAATTGCTCGGCCAGCGCAGGGCGCTGATGGCGCAAATTGACGAGCACTTGGCTGGCGATGAGCGCCGAGCGCTGGTCGCTGCCTTCTATTTGTCGCGTAAGCATCGGGACGCTACGGAGCATGCCTGTCCGTTGCCATCAACCGTGGGTGAGCTGTCGCGTCTGCCTGACGGTTTTCGTGCGGTATTGGCCGAGCATGTGGAGTTGATGGTGGCGCAATTGGCGGACAGCCCTGAGGACGCCGACAAGGTCCTGGCGGACATGGCATTGATGACCGGTGGTCTGGCCTTGGCGCGCGCTTTAGGCCCTTGCGAATTATCTGACCGGGTGCTCCGGGCCGCAAAGTCGGCGGTACTGTGA
- the gltX gene encoding glutamate--tRNA ligase has product MTTVRTRIAPSPTGDPHVGTAYIALFNYCFAKQHGGEFILRIEDTDQVRSTRESEQQIFDALRWLGIEWSEGPDVGGPHGPYRQSERGDIYQKYSKQLVEMGYAFPCFCTAEELDQMRAEQMARGETPRYDGRALLLSKEEVQRRLDAGEPHVIRMKVPSEGVCVVPDMLRGDVEIPWDRMDMQVLMKTDGLPTYFLANVVDDHLMGITHVLRGEEWLPSAPKLILLYEYFGWDQPELCYMPLLRNPDKSKLSKRKNPTSVTFYERMGFMPEAMLNYLGRMGWSMPDEREKFSLEEMVEHFDLSRVSLGGPIFDIEKLSWLNGQWLRELPVEEFARRVQNWALNPEYMMKIAPHVQGRVETFSQIAPLAGFFFAGGLQLDAKLFEHKKLSPDQVRQLMQLILWKLETLRQWEKDPITGCIQAVVEHLELKLRDAMPLMFAAITGQASSVSVLDAMEILGPDLTRFRLRQAIDLLGGVSKKENKEWEKLLGAIA; this is encoded by the coding sequence ATGACCACCGTCCGCACCCGCATCGCGCCATCGCCCACTGGCGACCCCCACGTTGGCACTGCCTACATCGCATTGTTCAATTATTGCTTTGCCAAGCAACACGGTGGCGAGTTCATCCTGCGCATCGAAGACACTGACCAAGTGCGCTCGACACGTGAGTCTGAACAGCAGATTTTCGATGCGTTGCGCTGGTTGGGAATCGAGTGGAGCGAAGGCCCGGATGTCGGTGGTCCTCACGGCCCGTATCGGCAGAGCGAGCGGGGCGACATTTACCAGAAGTATTCCAAGCAGCTGGTCGAGATGGGCTACGCGTTCCCGTGCTTCTGCACCGCGGAAGAGCTCGATCAGATGCGTGCCGAACAGATGGCCCGGGGCGAAACCCCGCGCTACGACGGCCGTGCACTGTTGCTGTCGAAGGAAGAGGTTCAGCGTCGACTGGACGCTGGCGAACCGCATGTAATCCGCATGAAAGTGCCAAGCGAAGGCGTTTGCGTGGTGCCGGACATGCTGCGTGGCGACGTCGAGATCCCGTGGGATCGCATGGACATGCAAGTGTTGATGAAGACCGATGGGTTGCCGACCTATTTTCTGGCCAACGTCGTCGACGACCATCTGATGGGTATCACCCATGTCCTGCGCGGCGAAGAGTGGCTGCCGTCGGCACCTAAACTGATCCTGCTGTACGAGTATTTCGGTTGGGATCAGCCGGAGCTGTGCTACATGCCGCTGCTGCGTAACCCGGACAAGAGCAAGCTGTCCAAGCGCAAGAACCCGACTTCGGTGACGTTCTACGAGCGTATGGGTTTCATGCCTGAAGCCATGCTCAACTACCTGGGTCGCATGGGCTGGTCGATGCCGGACGAGCGCGAGAAGTTCTCGCTGGAAGAAATGGTCGAGCATTTCGACCTGTCGCGGGTTTCCCTGGGCGGGCCGATTTTCGATATCGAGAAGCTGTCCTGGCTCAACGGCCAATGGCTGCGCGAGTTGCCGGTCGAAGAGTTTGCCCGTCGTGTGCAGAATTGGGCGCTGAACCCCGAGTACATGATGAAAATCGCTCCTCACGTTCAGGGGCGCGTAGAAACTTTCAGTCAGATTGCGCCGTTGGCCGGTTTCTTCTTCGCCGGTGGCTTGCAGCTGGATGCCAAACTGTTCGAACACAAAAAACTGTCGCCCGATCAGGTCCGGCAGTTGATGCAGTTGATTCTGTGGAAACTGGAGACTCTGCGCCAGTGGGAAAAAGATCCGATTACAGGCTGCATTCAGGCTGTGGTCGAGCACTTGGAGCTCAAACTGCGCGACGCCATGCCGCTGATGTTTGCTGCAATCACGGGGCAGGCCAGCTCGGTCTCGGTCCTCGACGCGATGGAAATCCTCGGTCCGGACCTGACACGCTTCCGTCTGCGTCAGGCCATCGACTTGCTTGGCGGCGTATCGAAGAAAGAAAACAAGGAATGGGAAAAGCTGTTGGGCGCCATTGCCTGA
- a CDS encoding HlyD family secretion protein: protein MPAQLKRRVYIFFTIALLIALAFFAQWYFKGRFYETTDNAYVQGEITRISSQLAARVDEVLVQDNQHVEKGQLLVKLDAADFHLAVDRAKAMLDTREAERIQANSKLTQQASMIASAEAQVAASQATFGRTQIDLNRAETLRKPGYISEERVTTLSADSHIARSQVTKAQAEVQGQRQQVVALSAEIKRLDAQIANARTDLAQAELNLQRSEIRAPLSGMIGQRGARNGQYVQVGAYLLSIVPDEDIWIQANFKETQIGHMAPGQAAELIFDAYSDTPINARVESLFAASGAQFSLLPPDNATGNFTKVVQRIPVKLTFAADNPLHGKIRPGMSVTVKVNIKANGADSGR from the coding sequence ATGCCCGCCCAACTTAAACGCCGCGTGTACATCTTCTTCACGATTGCCCTACTGATCGCCCTCGCCTTTTTTGCCCAGTGGTACTTCAAGGGCCGCTTCTATGAAACCACCGACAACGCCTATGTACAGGGCGAAATCACCCGAATTTCCAGCCAGCTCGCCGCGCGCGTCGACGAAGTTCTGGTCCAGGACAACCAGCACGTCGAAAAAGGTCAACTGTTGGTGAAGCTAGATGCCGCTGACTTCCATCTGGCCGTTGACCGGGCGAAGGCCATGCTCGATACCCGTGAAGCCGAGCGGATTCAGGCAAACAGCAAGTTGACCCAGCAAGCCAGCATGATTGCGTCCGCCGAAGCCCAAGTGGCAGCCAGTCAAGCAACCTTCGGACGCACACAAATCGATTTAAACCGCGCAGAGACTTTGCGCAAACCCGGCTACATTTCCGAAGAGCGCGTCACCACCCTGTCTGCCGACAGCCATATCGCACGTTCGCAGGTCACCAAGGCCCAGGCCGAAGTACAAGGCCAGCGGCAACAGGTGGTCGCCCTTTCGGCGGAAATCAAACGCCTCGACGCGCAGATCGCCAATGCCCGCACCGACCTTGCCCAAGCTGAACTCAACCTGCAACGCAGCGAGATTCGTGCGCCACTCAGCGGGATGATAGGCCAACGCGGGGCGCGCAACGGCCAATATGTACAGGTCGGCGCGTACCTGCTGTCTATCGTGCCGGATGAAGACATCTGGATTCAGGCCAACTTCAAGGAAACCCAGATCGGCCATATGGCGCCAGGGCAAGCAGCCGAACTGATTTTCGACGCCTATTCCGACACCCCCATCAACGCCAGGGTGGAAAGCCTGTTCGCCGCCTCCGGTGCGCAATTCAGCCTGCTGCCGCCGGACAACGCCACCGGCAACTTCACCAAGGTGGTACAGCGTATTCCAGTGAAGCTGACCTTTGCCGCCGATAACCCGTTGCACGGCAAAATCCGTCCCGGCATGTCGGTGACAGTCAAGGTCAACATCAAGGCAAACGGCGCTGACAGTGGCCGGTGA